The following proteins come from a genomic window of Bacteroidales bacterium:
- a CDS encoding ketoacyl-ACP synthase III translates to MAYRAVIRGVTGVLPDYILTNDELSQMVDTSDEWIMTRIGIKTRHILKEIGKGSSDLGAPAVQKLLEKTNTSPDEIDLLLCATVTPDNVFPATANIIADKVGIKNAFHFDINAGCSGFLYGLSIVTSYIEAGKVKKAILVGAEKMSSIVNYEDRTTCPIFGDGAGAVLVVAEEDSPYGVIDMIMRSDGIGRHHLYQKAGGSCYPASIETVTNREHFIYQEGQAVFKWAVSKMAEVSLEIMKRNNLTYKDIQWLVPHQANIRIIEATAHMMGLDKDKVMINIERYGNTTAATLPLCLLDYENQLREGDNIILATFGAGFTWGAIYLKWAYDGSQF, encoded by the coding sequence ATGGCCTATAGAGCTGTTATCAGGGGAGTTACAGGGGTGCTTCCCGATTATATTTTAACCAACGACGAGCTTAGTCAGATGGTAGATACATCTGACGAATGGATTATGACGAGAATAGGTATCAAGACCCGTCATATTTTAAAAGAAATAGGTAAGGGATCAAGTGATTTAGGCGCCCCTGCTGTTCAAAAATTGCTTGAAAAAACAAATACTTCTCCAGACGAAATTGATTTACTCTTGTGTGCTACAGTAACACCAGATAATGTTTTTCCTGCAACAGCCAATATTATTGCTGATAAAGTTGGAATTAAAAACGCCTTTCATTTTGACATCAATGCTGGTTGCAGCGGTTTTCTTTACGGCCTTTCTATTGTAACATCTTATATTGAAGCTGGCAAAGTCAAGAAAGCAATACTGGTTGGGGCTGAAAAGATGTCAAGCATTGTCAATTATGAAGATCGAACGACCTGTCCTATTTTCGGGGATGGGGCTGGCGCTGTGTTGGTTGTCGCTGAAGAAGATTCCCCTTATGGTGTTATCGACATGATTATGAGAAGCGATGGAATAGGAAGACACCATCTTTATCAAAAAGCAGGTGGAAGTTGCTATCCTGCTTCCATAGAAACTGTAACAAACCGGGAGCATTTTATTTATCAAGAAGGACAGGCTGTGTTTAAATGGGCTGTTTCTAAAATGGCAGAAGTGTCTTTGGAAATCATGAAACGAAATAACCTGACTTACAAAGATATTCAATGGTTGGTTCCTCATCAAGCGAACATTCGAATTATTGAAGCTACAGCTCATATGATGGGACTCGATAAAGACAAGGTCATGATTAACATCGAACGCTATGGTAATACAACTGCTGCTACCCTGCCTTTATGTTTGTTGGATTATGAAAATCAGCTCAGAGAAGGTGATAATATTATTCTTGCGACTTTTGGCGCAGGTTTTACATGGGGTGCTATTTATTTGAAGTGGGCATATGATGGTAGTCAGTTTTAA
- a CDS encoding WD40 repeat domain-containing protein — protein MKCWVFILGGWLWGILFSQVQLKEITVSQQILSNVFFMESGGKAVVSSYDGKMYVLDLIKGVVEKSLDAHQSFVLAMAPNVKTKMIATAGWDKKIKIWDMQNMSLTKEILAHADKINALAFTSDGKYVVSGSEDFTAIVWDVAQGSKVYTFKDPKSSVTSVDIDPNDKYVALGSWDKKVYLYSLENGNLIRSYQGHQAAVNSVVFSPDAKYIVSCGDDNQVVVWNVDNNSRRFLFTTFSSPVMDAKFFLNGRFLFTVEKNGDFQVFDMNNGNSVSKKNISKNVIRKLYVFEPKSYILTAGSDGIVKLFNANEFKFYDCLRQKMDSFADLAKPKAEFETNDQYNKRIKEYERQKNLKIKDCEKEYEAMLKAQKEKEEQEILASYKYVFFPVKLGTYDATQNELPIEFNNLSYKVKITPEEAKTMKESQKNVQVRGIQRMNNKTLEIINYELIHPVTQKTYPAGPQVAPSQDKFLAKFLQQQQQTQSSKK, from the coding sequence ATGAAATGCTGGGTCTTTATTTTAGGGGGATGGTTGTGGGGTATCTTGTTTAGTCAAGTTCAGCTTAAAGAAATTACAGTATCTCAGCAAATTTTATCGAATGTTTTTTTTATGGAAAGTGGTGGAAAAGCTGTTGTATCTAGTTATGACGGAAAAATGTATGTTCTGGATCTAATTAAAGGAGTAGTGGAAAAGTCTTTAGATGCACATCAATCATTTGTGCTTGCTATGGCTCCTAATGTAAAGACCAAAATGATTGCCACAGCTGGTTGGGATAAAAAAATAAAGATTTGGGACATGCAAAATATGTCTCTTACAAAGGAAATATTAGCACATGCTGATAAAATAAATGCTCTTGCTTTTACATCGGATGGTAAGTATGTAGTTTCCGGGAGTGAAGATTTTACTGCAATTGTTTGGGATGTGGCTCAAGGAAGTAAAGTATATACTTTCAAAGATCCCAAAAGTAGTGTTACTTCCGTGGATATCGATCCAAACGATAAATATGTAGCTTTAGGTAGTTGGGATAAAAAAGTTTATTTATATTCACTAGAAAATGGAAATCTTATTCGTTCTTATCAAGGGCACCAAGCGGCAGTAAACAGTGTAGTTTTTTCTCCCGATGCAAAATATATTGTTTCCTGTGGAGATGACAATCAGGTGGTCGTGTGGAATGTAGATAACAATTCCAGACGGTTTTTGTTTACTACTTTTTCATCGCCAGTTATGGATGCTAAGTTTTTTTTGAATGGCAGATTTTTATTTACCGTTGAAAAGAATGGCGATTTCCAGGTTTTTGATATGAACAATGGAAATTCTGTAAGTAAGAAAAATATTTCGAAGAATGTCATAAGAAAATTATATGTCTTCGAACCTAAATCGTATATTTTAACTGCTGGTTCTGACGGAATAGTGAAATTGTTCAATGCAAATGAGTTTAAATTTTATGATTGTTTAAGACAAAAAATGGATTCTTTTGCTGATTTAGCGAAACCCAAAGCTGAATTTGAAACAAATGATCAATACAACAAAAGGATAAAAGAATATGAGCGGCAGAAGAACTTAAAAATTAAAGATTGTGAAAAAGAATACGAAGCCATGCTTAAAGCTCAGAAAGAAAAGGAGGAACAGGAAATTCTGGCTTCATATAAATATGTATTTTTCCCAGTAAAACTTGGAACATATGATGCTACGCAGAACGAATTACCTATTGAATTCAATAACCTATCTTACAAGGTAAAAATAACTCCCGAGGAAGCAAAAACCATGAAAGAAAGCCAGAAAAATGTTCAAGTGAGAGGAATTCAACGCATGAACAATAAAACTTTAGAAATTATTAATTACGAACTTATTCATCCTGTTACGCAAAAAACTTACCCTGCAGGACCACAGGTAGCACCATCCCAAGATAAATTTTTGGCAAAGTTTTTACAACAACAACAGCAAACTCAGTCATCAAAAAAATAA
- the rpmF gene encoding 50S ribosomal protein L32 yields MANPKYRFSKSRTRKRRSQFKKTAPTIYFCSNCGAAVKLHHVCMECGYYRGRQVIEVNRS; encoded by the coding sequence ATGGCTAATCCGAAGTATCGATTTTCGAAGAGTAGAACAAGGAAAAGAAGGTCACAGTTTAAAAAAACAGCTCCGACCATTTATTTTTGTTCCAATTGTGGTGCTGCTGTTAAGTTACATCATGTTTGCATGGAGTGTGGTTATTATCGTGGGCGGCAGGTCATTGAAGTAAATCGCTCCTAA
- a CDS encoding DUF177 domain-containing protein, with the protein MKNFIIAFRGLRDGVHYFNWHVDTSFFENDDFDQLDFADVNISVVLRKKERIMEFDFNFEGSVTHVCDRCLLPVTLSISRKEHLIAQETYKKEISFDENLIYYNENENEIDFNFFIREIIFLSLPMKIVHPEGECDPEMEKIIQSLKVRDELPLFHQISKRNG; encoded by the coding sequence GTGAAAAATTTTATCATAGCTTTTCGTGGATTGAGAGATGGTGTTCATTACTTCAACTGGCACGTAGATACTTCTTTTTTTGAAAATGACGATTTTGATCAACTTGACTTTGCGGATGTTAATATTTCTGTGGTGCTTAGAAAAAAAGAACGAATAATGGAGTTTGATTTTAATTTCGAGGGAAGTGTAACTCATGTTTGTGATAGGTGTTTACTGCCAGTAACTTTATCAATTTCAAGAAAAGAACATCTAATTGCTCAGGAAACATATAAAAAGGAAATTTCTTTTGACGAAAATTTAATTTATTACAATGAAAATGAAAACGAGATAGATTTTAATTTTTTTATCAGAGAAATAATTTTTCTATCTTTGCCAATGAAAATTGTTCATCCTGAAGGAGAGTGTGATCCAGAGATGGAAAAAATCATTCAATCTCTGAAAGTTCGGGATGAATTACCTTTGTTTCATCAAATATCAAAGAGAAATGGCTAA
- a CDS encoding type III pantothenate kinase produces MKFLLLDVGNSLTKWALATKYEKIDVNTFPSSEKEFVEFLSDNKILKADLKVYSSVKKLSSVVRNQLNRLDFISLKSIAHSFVQLNYSWDEIGEDRISASLGAYYSSRFHTPLLIVQLGTAITYDYMLAPLKLEGGAISPGLYMRFRSLHNFTDLLPFIEPETFAHMMGHSTRDAILSGVMEGVKAELLHRIHDFFTNYPTGKVYISGGDIKYFAISDKNRIFAEPDLVLLGLYYAAMRLKQT; encoded by the coding sequence ATGAAATTTCTTTTACTGGATGTAGGTAACAGTCTAACTAAGTGGGCATTAGCAACTAAGTATGAGAAAATAGACGTAAATACTTTTCCTTCGTCAGAAAAAGAATTCGTTGAGTTTTTAAGCGATAATAAGATTTTGAAAGCAGATTTGAAGGTTTATTCATCTGTAAAAAAGCTTAGCTCTGTTGTTCGTAATCAACTCAATAGACTTGATTTTATTTCGTTGAAGTCAATAGCGCATTCATTCGTACAATTAAACTATTCCTGGGATGAAATAGGTGAGGATAGAATCTCTGCATCATTGGGAGCCTATTATTCTTCTCGTTTTCACACTCCTTTACTTATCGTTCAACTTGGGACTGCCATTACATATGATTATATGTTAGCACCTTTAAAACTTGAAGGTGGTGCTATAAGTCCGGGTTTATATATGCGTTTTCGATCTTTACACAATTTTACTGATTTACTACCGTTTATAGAACCAGAAACTTTTGCTCATATGATGGGTCATTCAACTAGGGATGCTATATTGAGTGGTGTTATGGAAGGTGTTAAAGCTGAATTATTGCACAGAATTCACGATTTTTTCACAAATTATCCTACAGGGAAAGTGTATATATCTGGTGGTGATATAAAATATTTTGCAATCTCCGATAAAAATCGGATTTTTGCAGAGCCAGATCTTGTACTTTTGGGGCTTTATTATGCAGCAATGAGATTGAAACAAACATGA
- a CDS encoding 4Fe-4S binding protein, with the protein MAYVISEDCTACGTCIDECPVGAISPGPIYKIDPEVCTDCGACADVCPVEAIHPA; encoded by the coding sequence ATGGCATACGTAATTAGTGAAGATTGCACGGCATGTGGAACGTGCATAGATGAGTGCCCGGTTGGAGCAATTAGTCCGGGTCCTATTTACAAAATTGACCCCGAAGTTTGCACAGATTGTGGAGCTTGTGCAGATGTTTGCCCTGTAGAAGCTATCCATCCGGCATAA
- the lptC gene encoding LPS export ABC transporter periplasmic protein LptC — MNDRLIVFGIVASLTMLSFLLSCSNGKLRNIDVKVDTFPIEIAKDIDFLYTEYGLPKVRLTATVAKRYREKEGEIIKLPAGMLLAFYDSLGVLQAKISSKYAERILHQKKTILRYNVVVETQDGKRLTSEELIWDEVGHKIFSSAFVRIVTPDKIIWGDGFESDEKFEQYKILRPRGEIQINEI, encoded by the coding sequence ATGAATGACAGGCTCATAGTATTTGGGATTGTTGCAAGTCTGACGATGCTTAGTTTTTTACTTTCTTGCAGCAATGGTAAATTGAGAAATATTGATGTAAAAGTAGATACATTTCCCATCGAAATAGCAAAGGATATTGATTTTTTATACACAGAGTATGGATTGCCTAAAGTAAGATTGACAGCTACAGTTGCTAAAAGATACAGGGAGAAGGAGGGTGAAATTATTAAATTACCAGCTGGTATGTTGCTAGCTTTCTATGATTCACTTGGAGTTTTACAAGCCAAGATATCCTCGAAATATGCAGAACGGATTTTGCACCAAAAAAAAACTATTTTGAGATATAATGTTGTTGTTGAAACTCAGGATGGGAAAAGACTTACTTCGGAAGAATTGATTTGGGATGAAGTCGGACATAAGATCTTTTCAAGTGCTTTCGTGCGGATTGTAACACCAGATAAAATTATTTGGGGAGATGGTTTTGAAAGCGATGAAAAATTTGAACAATATAAAATTTTAAGACCCAGAGGCGAAATACAAATCAATGAAATATGA
- a CDS encoding DUF2721 domain-containing protein has product MIHDVVLFIQSMLAPGLMISACSLLLLGTNNKYSLVVNRIRALDEERRKLLIQQHQQELKPWEVERLKNIDEQLLLFFERVRHIKLAVTMYIVGIAFFILTSLLIGLSFIIPLHYYFVVGIFIGGMICVFAGVLKMLKEIGMSYRIIKIEIFGTMTFLDKQKKNNL; this is encoded by the coding sequence ATGATTCATGATGTTGTTCTTTTTATTCAATCCATGCTTGCTCCTGGTCTGATGATATCAGCATGTAGTTTGCTTTTGCTCGGAACAAATAATAAATATTCTTTGGTTGTGAATAGAATACGAGCACTTGATGAGGAAAGAAGAAAGCTACTTATTCAACAACACCAACAAGAATTAAAACCATGGGAAGTAGAACGCCTTAAAAATATAGATGAACAACTTTTGTTGTTTTTTGAACGAGTTCGCCACATTAAGTTGGCTGTGACCATGTACATCGTCGGGATAGCTTTCTTTATTCTTACCTCTTTGCTCATTGGCCTAAGTTTTATTATACCGCTCCATTATTACTTCGTAGTTGGTATTTTTATTGGTGGTATGATATGTGTCTTTGCTGGGGTGTTAAAGATGTTGAAAGAAATTGGTATGAGTTACAGGATTATAAAAATAGAAATTTTTGGGACAATGACTTTTTTGGATAAGCAAAAGAAAAATAATTTATAA